The proteins below come from a single Drosophila miranda strain MSH22 chromosome Y unlocalized genomic scaffold, D.miranda_PacBio2.1 Contig_Y1_pilon, whole genome shotgun sequence genomic window:
- the LOC117192004 gene encoding uncharacterized protein LOC117192004 — MEVEEKERVQKEGDSVITDFHGSEEERMEFLGRRSTRSHDSLAFSLDSSISDLEDPRGAPEPSFLGGFFREFESLPSLSDISENSTTVESETRPSVAPPLPVRISVDPGRFVQSVDRFSVSSTSGRTLSESSSSVFGLIAEEEEEPEELSQSSFLGSLIEEPETVRKEVIIQDDADMMAQIYVESESDDDGKDVVDPKLAQQIQVSKMMSDFLESLINRAVQIAEIGARAKLFDKGKMLVEIERLVHLFIVERSTNNILNNKMGEHCKRNRKPDKFATLPPAVETIEHRRYVGALNVVDTLMERSTIIKKNGSFVISRAQLELHFCNTLSKFVTENLETCMRKNLLRQDSDKLRRLSLRTQSESTLAGRHYGENTSGKNYRRFDDI, encoded by the exons ATGGAGGTTGAGGAGAAAGAACGAGTCCAGAAGGAGGGCGATTCTGTGATAACTGATTTTCACGGTTCCGAAGAGGAGAGAATGGAGTTTCTAGGCAGACGCAGCACCAGATCCCATGACTCTCTGGCTTTCTCACTGGACAGTTCAATCTCCGACCTGGAGGATCCACGGGGTGCGCCCGAGCCTTCCTTCCTAGGCGGATTTTTCAGGGAGTTCGAGAGTTTGCCCTCACTAAGCGACATATCCGAGAACAGCACCACGGTCGAGTCCGAGACTCGTCCGTCCGTCGCCCCACCACTACCTGTGCGAATTTCTGTGGACCCCGGGAGATTCGTGCAGTCCGTGGACCGCTTCTCGGTCTCATCTACCTCTGGGAGGACTCTTAGTGAATCGTCGTCGTCTGTGTTCGGGTTGATCGCCGAAGAGGAAGAAGAACCAGAAGAACTGTCGCAAAGCTCATTCCTGGGCAGCTTGATTGAGGAACCGGAGACAGTTCGCAAGGAGGTGATCATACAAGATGACGCCGATATGATGGCCCAGATATACGTCGAATCGGAGAGCGATGATGATGGCAAAGATGTGGTGGATCCCAAGCTAGCCCAGCAGATCCAAGTGTCTAAGATGATGAGCGATTTCCTCGAGAGCCTGATCAATCGGGCCGTGCAAATTGCAGAGATTGGGGCCAGAGCGAAGCTGTTCGATAAGGGTAAAATGTTAGTAGAGATAGAGCGTCTAGTGCACCTGTTCATCGTGGAGAGGTCAACCAATAACATCCTAAACAACAAAATGGGGGAGCACTGCAAGCGCAACCGAAAGCCGGACAAGTTCGCCACGCTGCCACCGGCTGTGGAGACTATCGAACACCGCCGATATGTGGGCGCCCTGAACGTAGTCGATACCCTGATGGAGCGTTCGACGATTATCAAGAAGAATGGCAGTTTCGTGATTTCGCGCGCCCAACTGGAGTTGCACTTCTGCAATACCTTGTCGAAGTTCGTGACGGAGAATCTGGAGACCTGCATGCGCAAGAATCTGCTTCGCCAGGACTCGGACAAGCTGCGTCGTCTCTCGCTACGAACTCAATCTGAATCTACGCTCGCTGGCCGTCATTACGGAG AAAATACTAGTGGAAAGAATTACAGACGATTTGACGACATCTGA